From Cryobacterium sp. GrIS_2_6:
CCTCAGGAGGCGACGCATGCTCAGTGGGCTTCCGGCCGCGCTCGCTCGAGGTATGCGGTTGCCTCGGCCAGGCGGGTCTGAAGGGTGTCGACCGTCTGGGCCATCGTCGCGACGGCCTTGAGCTTGTAGCTGTCCAGGGCATCCATGGTCTCGTAGATGTTCTGGAAGGCCGTTTCCAACGATTCGAGGCTGATGGTGGCGGATGCCGACTGCTCGCTGATGGCAACAGACTGGGTCTTGAGCATTTGCGAGGTCGAGGCGATCAGGTTCGAGGTCGTCGTGTTGAGGGCGGTGATCTGGTCGAGGACGAGCTTCTGGTTGGCCAGCGCCTGTGCCACGATCACGGCCGTGCGCAGGGCGGAGATGGTCGTCGTCGTTGCCCGTTCGACGCCCTTGATGAGTTCGACATTGTTCTTCCGCACGACGTCGAGGGCGAGGTAGCCCTGGGCGCTCACGGCAAGCTGGGTGAGCAGGTCCTGGTGCTTCTGGCGGATCGTGAAGAGGAGATCGCTCATGAGCGCGTCGGCCCTGGCCGGGTCGGTCATCCTGACTCTGTCGATCTGCTCCACGAGTTGGGTGTCGAGTGCGCTCGTGAGGAGGGCGTACTCCTGCAGGCGATTCATCGTCTCCCAGAGCCGTACCTTTTCCCCCTCGACCGCCGCATTGTCTTTGAGGAGGGCGTCCTGGCCGTTCTGAAGCGAGTGGATGATCTTGTTGAGCTGGCTCTGTGCAGAGGCGTACCGGGCGAAATAGCTGCGGAGCTTGTCCCGGAACGGGATCAGGTTCAGGAGGAACTGGGCAACCCCGCCGTCGGCATTGGACGGGTCAAGGTCTTCGATGGTTCCGCGCAGTTCGACGAGTGTGCTGGCGACGCGCCGTTGCGCGTCGGCCTCGTCGCCTTTTCCGCGCGCGGCGGCAAGCGCTGCGACCGGGCGCTGGAGCATCCGGTTGCTGGCCTCGGACGCGGCCCGGATCTCGTCCCGGCCCATCTGGGCCACGTCTGAGATCTTCTTCTGGAATTCCGGGGCCGAGGGATCGCGGTCGATGAGGTCGGCGACGAAGGCTCTGGCGCGTCCGGAGAGTTCCTCAGTGCGGGCGTCGTTGATCGGCATCATCGCGCTGGCCTGGGTGCCGCCGATGTCCGGGACAGCGTTCGGCGGCACGAGCACAAGTCCGGTGTCGACGCGCGGTGCTGTCGTCGCAGCGGCGGCCGGCCTCTCGCCCGGTGTGGGAGTGCTCAGATCGAGGGATGAGTCTGCCATGGTGCTCCTTGGTCTCCGGGTGATCGTTCGGCGGGTGTTCGTCGGGTCATTTGTCGACATTGGCGTCTGGTGAGGCAAGAGGGGTGTCGTACCGCCCGCTGATGGTCGTGATCATCGCCTCGAGCGTCTCGTAGCTCGGCGGGTCGATGACGTTGACGGGGCTTGCGGGCGCCACGAGGCCGTTGCCGGCGAGGGCTGCCGTGAACACGGCCGGGTCGGCAGGCCGGAACCCATACTGCGCGGCGAGCCGGGCGAGGCGGGGGTCGGACTGGAGGAGTTCGCCCACCTGGGTTCCCTGTTCGGACAGCCGGACCACCGTGTGTTTCGAGAGCACAGTCGGGTCCGGATACATCAGGACCATGTCAGGGGTGATGGCGCTGCGGCCGGTGACGCTCATCTGCCTACCGAGGAACTGTGCCTCGTAGACCATCACGAGGGGTTTCGAGCCGATTCCCTGGGAGAGGTAGTCCTCGAATGGTGCCTCCGAGGAGGATGCCGAAAAGCCCTGCTCGAGGAAGAGCGCGGCCATCGGGTCGATGACGGCGGCCTCCGCGTCGGCGGAGCTGATGACGCTGTTCCCGTTGGCGACGTAGGACGCGATCGCAAGGTACATGGCCGCTGAGTTCGACTGGCGGATGTCCGTGCTGGAGATCAGGATCGAACGGGAGCTGTTGTAGCTCGCCGCCGCACCGGGGAGCTGATTCCAGCGGGTTCCCGCGGCGACGGCCTTGAGGTATTCCGCGACGTTCAGGTGCCAGGTGCCCGCGGCGTCCTGGTTCGCGATCCCCGCGGACTGCAGGAGGGTCACGATCGGCGTGAAGGTCGCGATCGCGAGCGGCGAGTAGAACGGGGGGTACACGCTGCGCGCCCCGGCTTCGCGCCGGATCTTCTCGGCGGCGGGCGCGGAGGACGGGAAGACGAAATCGACGCCGGTGAGGTCGACGGATGTGGCGATCTGGCGTGATCCCGCCGTGATGACCTCGACGTCGAAACCCTTCTCGGCGAAGACCGCCCGGACGGCCGGATCGTCGAAGAACGGCTTCTTCTCCGAGCCGATGACCCCGTGGACGACAGCGAGGTCCGTGGTCACCGGAGCCATCCCTGTCGTTCCTCCGAACAGGCGACCACCGACCACAACGATGACCACGCCTACGACGAGCACGCCCGCGAGGACGAGCCCGATCACACGCTTGACTGTGGAGCTCATTCGATGGATACCGTCTGGATTAGGTGGGACGACGTTGTGCAGGAGATCTGCACTGCAGACACTAGGGCATCCGGAGAAATTCTTGGTGAACTCGCACGCTGACCAGCCGTTGCTTGTGCGGAGCACGAGAATTCAGCCGGGAACGGGCGGGTCCTCCTCAGGGTGCTGGTGGGTGACCATGCCGAACTCGTTCACCGGTTCGAATGCGTCCCTGTCCCATGCGCCCGGATGGGGCACCGGACAGTTCAGGATCGTGTCGTGCGCGCCGTGCACGATCGTGTGTTCACTCATGGAATGGCCGCACACGGGGCACGGCGCTGTGGTGTCCTGGATCATGCGGCCAGCATAGAACCAATTGGGTCCTGAGGACCCGAATTTCTGAGAGGCGACTTCCGCCCGAGATACTGGCTCCCCGGGGAGGTCAGGCCTCCCCGAACCCCGATTCGAGGAGCGTGGCGAGGGCGTCGACCGCCGCGGCCGCGCCGGCACCGCTTGCCGAGAGTTCAACCCGTGCGCCACGGGTCAACCCGAGACCCATGATGGCCAGCAGGCTCGCGGCATCGCGGCCGTTGACCGTGACCGGAACGCCGAGCGTGGCGGCGAGGGTCACGAACTCTGCGGCGGGCCGGGCGTGCAGGCCGTCAGCGTTGATCAGGGTCACCGTCCGCGCCACCGTCGTGTCGGCCCCCGACTGACCGGACCCGGCATCTGCGGCCGGGAGGGGTGCCTGGGCCGAGGGCGGACCCGAGTGCTGCGCCCTGGCCGATCGGGCCGCCGACTCCACGGCAGAAAGGTCGCCACCGATCTGCGCGGCGACGGCGGCGGCGACGGCTCCCTCGACAAGAGGTGCGTCGACGATGACGACCCGGGATCGAGTGTCGTCATCGAGGAAATCGAGCGCTGACTCCGCGGTCAGGATTGCGGAGCCGAGGTCGCAGAGCACGACGACTCCCCTGCCTGCCTCTGCGGCCTCGATGCCCGCCGCCACCTTGGCGAAGCTCGTTCCGATCCGGTCGTCGTCGGTGCCGCCTGCCGGCAGCATCCGCACGGTCGGCGCCATCTGGCGGGCGAGATCGACGAGACCCTTTGCGATCAGTGAGCTGTGCGACACGAAGACGAGGCCGACGAGTGCGACGGGGGTCGGGAGCGCCGACTCACTCATCCGCAACCTGCTCAGCGGTGTCGGCGGCAGCACGCAGAAGCAGGGCACTGGACTGGGCACCCGGATCGCGATGCCCGATGGCGCGTTCGCCGAGATAGCTCGCGCGTCCCTTGCGTGCGATGAGCGGCTCCGTCGCAACCGCGCCGGCCTCCGCAGCATCCGCGGCCTCGACGAGGATGGCGACGGGCGTCGCTCCGGCGCGTTCCGCGGCAGCTGCAGCGTTCACAGCGGGAGTCCAGGCGTCGACCATGGTCTTGTCGCCGCTCTCCGCCTTGCCTCTGAGTACGATTCCGTCGCGTGCCGCCGCCAGCAATGCGACGACCGCGGCACCGTCCAGGTCCGGCTTCCCAGCCACCGCGACGGCCGCTTTCAGGAAAGCCGTTCCGTAGAGCGGTCCTGCGGCGCCGCCCACCGTGGAGATGAGTGTCGTCGCAACGAGTTTGAAGACGTCGCCGGGGACGGAGCCGGCCGGGAGCGCATCGAGTTTCCCGAGCACCGCTTGGAAACCACGGTCCATGTTCTCACCGTGGTCGCCGTCGCCGATGTCCCTGTCGAGGGTGATCAACTCCACGCGATGGTCGGCGATAACGTCCACACACTGCCGGATCCAGGCTTCAGCCCAGGTGACACTCAGATTCACGGAATCTCCTTCTACCGTCCCCACCGTAGCGCCGCAGTCTGCACCGGCGCATCCCAGAGCCTGGTGAGCTCGTCATCGAGCTTGAGAACCGTGATGGACATGCCCTGCATTTCGAGGGACGTGGTGAAATTCCCGACCAGCGTGCGCGTGACGGTGATCCCCTTTGCAGCAAGGACCTCGGCGGCCCTTCGGAAGACGATATAGAGCTCGATCTGGGGAGTGCCGCCCATGCCGTTCACGAGGAGGAGCACCGAATCCCCGCTCACGAACGGGATGTCCTCGAGAATCGGGCCGAGGAGACGGTCGACGATGGCGTCTGCGGGTTCGAGCTTGATCCGCTCCCGACCCGGCTCGCCGTGGATACCGATGCCGATTTCGATCTCGTCCTCTGCAAGGGTGAAGCTCGGCTCTCCCGCGTGCGGGACGACACACGGCGTCAGCGCCACGCCCATCGTGCGAACCTGCCCGATCACCTTCTCCGCGACGGCGGCAACGGAGGCGAGGTCGTCGCCGCGTTCGGCCGCAGCTCCGGCGATCTTCTCGACGAGGACCGTCCCGGCGACTCCGCGACGTCCGGCGGTGTACAGCGAATCCTTCACGGCGACGTCGTCATTGACGATGACAGTGCGGACCTCGATGCCGTCCGCGAGGGCCAGGTCGGCGGCCGTCTCGAAATTGAGTACGTCCCCGGTGTAGTTCTTCACGATGTGCAGCACCCCTGCGCCGCCGTTGACCGCCTGCGTCGCCGCGAGGATGGGATCGGGGGTCGGCGAGGTGAAGACCGCTCCGGGCACGGCGGCGTCGAGCATGCCGACGCCGACGAATCCGCCGTGCAGCGGCTCATGGCCGCTTCCGCCTCCACTGACCAGGCCGACCTTGCCTGACACCGGGGCATCGGCGCGGACGATGAAAGCAGGGTCGCTGGATACGCGCACGATGTCGCCGTGCGCGGCTGCAAACCCGGCCACGGCCTCATCGACGACGTTCTTGGGATCATTGACGAGCTTTTTCATGACTCTTCCTTCGGTCGGATGGTGATGATCGGTCGGCGTCGCATCGTGCGATTCGAAACGGAGCTGTCCTTAACCTACGCGCAGGTGGCCGGGGAAGTAAGGGACGAACCACCCCTCGACCTGCCCATTTCGCTCGGGATTCCAGCGCGCTATGGTGTTGCCAGTCGCTCACCGCGACCAGACTGTTCAGCGCTCGAGCCCTACCTAGGAAGGTCAACGTGGACAATATTGGAGTCGTATTTTTGTCGGAGGTCGTGGGCACCGCGATGCTCGTCCTCCTCGGTACCGGTGTCGTAGCCAACGTGGCCCTGGCCAAGAACAAAGGTCTCGGCGGCGGCTTCCTGATGGTCACCATCGGGTGGGGTTTCGCCGTCTTCTCCGGCGTCATCGTGGCGTACAACTCAGGTGCGCACCTCAACCCCGCCGTGACGCTCGGCCTCGTCGCATCGGGCGCGACCGAGTTCGGCTCCGGGGTCCCTGTGAACTTCCTGTCGGTGGTCGTCTACATCGCCGCTCAGTTCCTCGGCGCCATCATCGGGGCCGTGTTCTGCTGGCTCGCGTACAAGCAGCACTTCGACCAGGAACCGAACCCGGCGAACAAACTCGGCGTCTTCTCGACCGGCCCGGCCATCCGCTCCTACGGCTGGAACCTCGTCACCGAGATCATCGGCACCTTCGTTCTGGTCTTCGTCGTGATCGCCTTCGGCGGCGGACGGCAGGGCACGTCCGGCGGCCTCGCCGCCCTGGGCGCCCTGCCAGTGGCCCTGCTCGTCATCGTGATCGGCACCTCGCTCGGTGGGCCGACCGGGTACGCGATCAACCCGGCCCGTGACCTGGGACCGCGCATCGCGCACTTCATCCTGCCGATCAAGGGCAAGGGCTCGTCAGACTGGGCGTACTCCTGGGTGCCGGTCGTCGGACCCGTCATCGGCGGCGTCCTCGCCGGATGGGCCTCGTACGCTCTCCTGCCGATTCTCACCTAGTGCGCCTGCCGACCGACCGGACCCCGACGGGGGCCGGCCGGTCGGCTTCTGCATGTCCAGCGGAAGACCGCCAGTCAGTAGTCCCTCAGTCAGTAGTCCGTCAGTCAGTAGTCCGTCAGTCAGTCATCCAGTAGGCCGTCAGTCAGCCATCCAGTAGTCAGCCAGTCTCAGCACAACGTGTCAGAACAATACAAGGAGGTATTCCATGGCCCAATACGTCATCGCCATCGACCAGGGCACCACGAGTTCGCGGGCGATCATCTTCGACAAGGCGGGGTCGATCGTCTCGACCGGCCAGCTCGAGCACGAACAGATCTTCCCGCGCGCCGGCTGGGTCGAGCACGACCCGATGGAGATCTGGAACAACACCCGCGAGGTCATCGGGCAGGCACTGTCCAAGGCGAACCTGACCCGGCACGACATCGACGCCGTCGGCATCACCAACCAGCGTGAGACCGCCGTGGTCTGGGACCGCACCACCGGGCTCCCCGTCTACAACGCGATCGTCTGGCAGGACACCCGCACCCAGCCCATCGTCGACCGGCTCGCCGCCGACGGTGGTGTCGAGCGCTTCAAGAAGCAGGTCGGCCTGCCCCTGGCGACGTATTTCTCGGGCACGAAGATCGTCTGGATCCTCGAGAACGTCGAGGGCGCCCGGGCCAAGGCGGATGCCGGCGAGCTGATGTTCGGGACGACGGACTCCTGGGTGCTCTGGAACCTCACCGGCGGCCTCGAGGGCGGCGTGCACGCGACTGACGTCACCAACGCGAGCCGCACAATGTTCATGGACCTCGAAACCCTGCAATGGGACGACGACATCCTCGCCGCCTTCAACGTGCCCCGGTCGATGCTGCCCGAGATCCGGTCTTCCTCCGAGGTCTACGGCATCGCGAGCGAACACAGCCTGCTGCGCGAGACCCCGATTTCGGGCATCCTGGGCGACCAGCAGGCAGCGACCTTCGGTCAGGCCGCGTTCGACCAAGGCGAGGCGAAGAACACCTACGGCACCGGTAACTTCCTGATCTTCAACACCGGCACCGAGATCGTGCACTCCCAGAACGGCCTCCTCACCACCGTGGGCTACAAGCTCGGCGACGGCGAGACGCACTACGCGCTCGAGGGGTCGATCGCCGTCACCGGCGCGCTCGTGCAGTGGCTGCGCGACAACCTCGGCATGATCAGTTCATCCGAAGAGGTCGAGACGCTCGCGAAGTCCGTCGACGACAACGGCGGCGCCTACTTCGTGCCGGCGTTCTCCGGGCTGTTCGCGCCGTACTGGCGTTCGGACGCCCGGGGCGCCCTCGTCGGGCTGACCCGGTTCGTGAACAAGGGTCACATCGCCAGGGCTGCCCTCGAGGCGACCGCGTTCCAGACCCGGGAGGTGATCGACGCGGTCAACGCCGACTCCGGGGTCCCGCTCACCGAGATCAAGGTCGACGGCGGCATGATCGCCAACAACACGCTCATGCAGTTCCAGGCCGACATCCTCGGCGTGCCCGTCGTCCGGCCCGTCGTCGCGGAGACCACGGCGCTCGGTGCCGCATACGCGGCCGGCCTCGCGGTCGGCTTTTGGAGCGACCTCGACGAGCTCCGCGCCAACTGGCAGGAGGACAGTCGCTGGACGCCGCAGATGACGGTCGCCGAGCGCGACCGGCAGCTGCGCAACTGGAAGAAGGCCGTCACGAAGACCTTCGGCTGGGTCGACGAGGACGTGCTTTAGGCCGCACACCTCGCCGCCGCACAAGGACCAATTCGACGGAGATTCCGGGTTTCACACACGTGGGAGCGCGTCTCAAGGGCTTTCCCACCAGAATCTCCGTCGAATTGGTTCGGGCACGCGGGCTACGCGCGGCTGGCCGCGACCCATTCGGCGAGCTTGGCCGTGGCGGCCCCTGAATCGATGGATTCCGCTGCCACGGCCAGCTTGTCGCGGAATCTGTCGAGAATGCTCGACTGCGCGGACACCGGATTCTTCGCGAGATCGAAGGCGACAAGACCGGCCGCTGCGTTGAGGAGCACGATGTCCCGCACGGCACCCGCCTGTCCGGCGAGCGTCTGGTGCACGACCTCGGCGTTGTGCGCCGGGTCGCCGCCGAGGAGTTCGCTTATCGAGGCGCGGCGGATGCCGAGCTCGCGCGGGTCGATGTCATGCTCGGTCACGAGGCCCCGGGACACCTCCCAGACGTGACTGTGACCGGTCGTCGTGAGTTCATCGAGACCGTCATCCCCGCGGAAGACGAGCGCGGCAGCCCCGCGGGTCTGGAAAACGCCGACGATGAGCGGTACCCGGTCGAGTCCGGCGACACCGACAGCGGAGGCTTCCGGACGGGCCGGGTTGCAGAGCGGGCCGAGGTAGTTGAACACCGTCGGGATGCCCAGCTCTGCCCTGACCGGTCCGGCGTGACGGAATCCTGGGTGGAATGCCGCCGCATAGGCGAAGGTGATCCCGGTCGCGTCGAGGATCTCCGCGACCTTCTCGGCGGAGAGGGTCAGGTCGATGCCCAGCGCCGAGAGCACGTCCGAGGCACCCGATGCCGAACTCGCGGCCCTGTTCCCGTGCTTGATCACCGGAACGCCCGCGCCGGCACACACGATCGAAGCCATCGTTGAAATATTGACGGTGCCGAAACGATCACCCCCGGTGCCGACGATATCGAGCGCCATCGGGTTGACCGGGAGGGCGACGGCATGCTCGAGGATGGCGTCACGAAAGCCGACGATCTCGTCGACAGTCTCCCCCTTGGCGCGCAAGGCGACGAGGAACCCGGCGATCTGGGCCTGGGTCGCGTGCCCCTGCATCACTTGCTCCATGCTCCACGCCGCATCGGAGACGCTCAGGTCCTCTCCACTGAGCAGGGCGCTGAGGACATTGGGCCAGGACTGGATTTCGAGCATGAAACCGATCTTAAGCGCATCGGCTGCCGCGTTCCGAATCTGCTCCAGCGGCGCTTTCGTTCCAATATGGTTACCTTTTGGGTAAATGACGCACCCGCATCCGCATGGTGCGCACCCCGGCTGCGAAATCGGCCATAATGGACGAGTGACGAGCCCTTCGATAACTTATTCAGCCACAGCGCCCGTGGTTAATCGGCCCAACAGCGTTGCTGTCGGCACCATTGTGTGGCTGGGCAGCGAAGTCATGTTCTTCGCGGGCCTGTTCGCCATCTACTTCACGCTTCGTTCGACATCGCCGGAACTCTGGCAATTCGAAGCCGAGAAGCACAATTTTCCCTACGCACTCGTGAACACCCTGATCCTCGTTTCCTCGTCGATCACGTGCCAGTTCGGCGTGTTCGCCGCGGAGCGTCTCCAGGCCCGCTCAACGGGCTGGAAGCCCAGCCAGTGGGGCATGGTGGAATGGTTCTTCCTGACGTACGCCCTCGGCGCCGTCTTCGTCTCCGGGCAGATCTGGGAGTACGCCACCCTGGTCTCCGAAGGCGTGTCGCTGCAGAGCAACGCATACGGCTCGGCCTTCTACCTCACCACCGGGTTCCACGGCATCCACGTCACGGCCGGCCTGATCGCCTTCCTCCTCGTCATCGGTCGCGGGTTCGCGGTCAAGAACTTCGGTCACAAGGAGGCGACGAGCGCCATCGTCGTCTCGTACTACTGGCACTTCGTCGATGTCGTCTGGATCGGCCTCTTCCTCGTCATTTACGTCCTCAAATAGAGATCCGGAGCGGACACCTCAGAATGACCAAGACCAACACCCTCAAGCCGGCCCGCGTGCGCACGTCCGGCCGCCGCAGCCCACTGGCCAGTGTCGCCCTGATCGCCATCGGCCTTCTCTTCACGGGCGGCGCATACGCGCTGTTCAGCACGAGCACCGCGAGTGCCCAGACGGATGCCTCGTCCCAGCAGACCATCGGAGAGGGAAAGAAGCTCTTCGCGAGTAACTGCGCCACCTGCCACGGCCTCGGCGCCGCGGGAACCGGATCAGGACCCAGCCTCATCGGTGTCGGTGCGGCGTCCGTCGACTTCCAGGTCGGCACCGGCCGGATGCCCATGCAGATGGACGGTCCGCAGGCCGAGAAGAAGGCCGTCTCGTTCACCGACGAACAGATCGCAGCCCTCGCCGCCTATGTCGCCTCCCTCGCCCCCGGGCCGGCGGTCCCGGATGCGCGCTACCTCGACGCTCAGGGCGATTCCGCGAAGGGCGCCGAGCTGTTCCGCATCAACTGCGCGATGTGCCACAACGTCGCAGGCGCCGGAGGCGCCC
This genomic window contains:
- a CDS encoding toxic anion resistance protein; protein product: MADSSLDLSTPTPGERPAAAATTAPRVDTGLVLVPPNAVPDIGGTQASAMMPINDARTEELSGRARAFVADLIDRDPSAPEFQKKISDVAQMGRDEIRAASEASNRMLQRPVAALAAARGKGDEADAQRRVASTLVELRGTIEDLDPSNADGGVAQFLLNLIPFRDKLRSYFARYASAQSQLNKIIHSLQNGQDALLKDNAAVEGEKVRLWETMNRLQEYALLTSALDTQLVEQIDRVRMTDPARADALMSDLLFTIRQKHQDLLTQLAVSAQGYLALDVVRKNNVELIKGVERATTTTISALRTAVIVAQALANQKLVLDQITALNTTTSNLIASTSQMLKTQSVAISEQSASATISLESLETAFQNIYETMDALDSYKLKAVATMAQTVDTLQTRLAEATAYLERARPEAH
- the dhaM gene encoding dihydroxyacetone kinase phosphoryl donor subunit DhaM, which encodes MSESALPTPVALVGLVFVSHSSLIAKGLVDLARQMAPTVRMLPAGGTDDDRIGTSFAKVAAGIEAAEAGRGVVVLCDLGSAILTAESALDFLDDDTRSRVVIVDAPLVEGAVAAAVAAQIGGDLSAVESAARSARAQHSGPPSAQAPLPAADAGSGQSGADTTVARTVTLINADGLHARPAAEFVTLAATLGVPVTVNGRDAASLLAIMGLGLTRGARVELSASGAGAAAAVDALATLLESGFGEA
- the dhaL gene encoding dihydroxyacetone kinase subunit DhaL, whose protein sequence is MNLSVTWAEAWIRQCVDVIADHRVELITLDRDIGDGDHGENMDRGFQAVLGKLDALPAGSVPGDVFKLVATTLISTVGGAAGPLYGTAFLKAAVAVAGKPDLDGAAVVALLAAARDGIVLRGKAESGDKTMVDAWTPAVNAAAAAERAGATPVAILVEAADAAEAGAVATEPLIARKGRASYLGERAIGHRDPGAQSSALLLRAAADTAEQVADE
- the dhaK gene encoding dihydroxyacetone kinase subunit DhaK, whose amino-acid sequence is MKKLVNDPKNVVDEAVAGFAAAHGDIVRVSSDPAFIVRADAPVSGKVGLVSGGGSGHEPLHGGFVGVGMLDAAVPGAVFTSPTPDPILAATQAVNGGAGVLHIVKNYTGDVLNFETAADLALADGIEVRTVIVNDDVAVKDSLYTAGRRGVAGTVLVEKIAGAAAERGDDLASVAAVAEKVIGQVRTMGVALTPCVVPHAGEPSFTLAEDEIEIGIGIHGEPGRERIKLEPADAIVDRLLGPILEDIPFVSGDSVLLLVNGMGGTPQIELYIVFRRAAEVLAAKGITVTRTLVGNFTTSLEMQGMSITVLKLDDELTRLWDAPVQTAALRWGR
- a CDS encoding MIP/aquaporin family protein, with translation MDNIGVVFLSEVVGTAMLVLLGTGVVANVALAKNKGLGGGFLMVTIGWGFAVFSGVIVAYNSGAHLNPAVTLGLVASGATEFGSGVPVNFLSVVVYIAAQFLGAIIGAVFCWLAYKQHFDQEPNPANKLGVFSTGPAIRSYGWNLVTEIIGTFVLVFVVIAFGGGRQGTSGGLAALGALPVALLVIVIGTSLGGPTGYAINPARDLGPRIAHFILPIKGKGSSDWAYSWVPVVGPVIGGVLAGWASYALLPILT
- the glpK gene encoding glycerol kinase GlpK, producing the protein MAQYVIAIDQGTTSSRAIIFDKAGSIVSTGQLEHEQIFPRAGWVEHDPMEIWNNTREVIGQALSKANLTRHDIDAVGITNQRETAVVWDRTTGLPVYNAIVWQDTRTQPIVDRLAADGGVERFKKQVGLPLATYFSGTKIVWILENVEGARAKADAGELMFGTTDSWVLWNLTGGLEGGVHATDVTNASRTMFMDLETLQWDDDILAAFNVPRSMLPEIRSSSEVYGIASEHSLLRETPISGILGDQQAATFGQAAFDQGEAKNTYGTGNFLIFNTGTEIVHSQNGLLTTVGYKLGDGETHYALEGSIAVTGALVQWLRDNLGMISSSEEVETLAKSVDDNGGAYFVPAFSGLFAPYWRSDARGALVGLTRFVNKGHIARAALEATAFQTREVIDAVNADSGVPLTEIKVDGGMIANNTLMQFQADILGVPVVRPVVAETTALGAAYAAGLAVGFWSDLDELRANWQEDSRWTPQMTVAERDRQLRNWKKAVTKTFGWVDEDVL
- the trpD gene encoding anthranilate phosphoribosyltransferase, encoding MLEIQSWPNVLSALLSGEDLSVSDAAWSMEQVMQGHATQAQIAGFLVALRAKGETVDEIVGFRDAILEHAVALPVNPMALDIVGTGGDRFGTVNISTMASIVCAGAGVPVIKHGNRAASSASGASDVLSALGIDLTLSAEKVAEILDATGITFAYAAAFHPGFRHAGPVRAELGIPTVFNYLGPLCNPARPEASAVGVAGLDRVPLIVGVFQTRGAAALVFRGDDGLDELTTTGHSHVWEVSRGLVTEHDIDPRELGIRRASISELLGGDPAHNAEVVHQTLAGQAGAVRDIVLLNAAAGLVAFDLAKNPVSAQSSILDRFRDKLAVAAESIDSGAATAKLAEWVAASRA
- a CDS encoding heme-copper oxidase subunit III; the protein is MTHPHPHGAHPGCEIGHNGRVTSPSITYSATAPVVNRPNSVAVGTIVWLGSEVMFFAGLFAIYFTLRSTSPELWQFEAEKHNFPYALVNTLILVSSSITCQFGVFAAERLQARSTGWKPSQWGMVEWFFLTYALGAVFVSGQIWEYATLVSEGVSLQSNAYGSAFYLTTGFHGIHVTAGLIAFLLVIGRGFAVKNFGHKEATSAIVVSYYWHFVDVVWIGLFLVIYVLK
- a CDS encoding cytochrome c; amino-acid sequence: MTKTNTLKPARVRTSGRRSPLASVALIAIGLLFTGGAYALFSTSTASAQTDASSQQTIGEGKKLFASNCATCHGLGAAGTGSGPSLIGVGAASVDFQVGTGRMPMQMDGPQAEKKAVSFTDEQIAALAAYVASLAPGPAVPDARYLDAQGDSAKGAELFRINCAMCHNVAGAGGALTEGKFAPALDGVSAQHIYEAMITGPQSMPVFNDMNISPESKRDIITYLKYLENNPSPGGYALGSLGPVSEGLFLWIFGLGAIVGLTVWITAKSN